From Parus major isolate Abel chromosome 1A, Parus_major1.1, whole genome shotgun sequence, the proteins below share one genomic window:
- the STRA8 gene encoding stimulated by retinoic acid gene 8 protein homolog isoform X1 yields the protein MAKQHLPQVHHWVPLARLFSSLRGRVLSQSDNCASKYQVLRKAKTSIQKLEQTLCSLLKMKASCSLEDGSPSSLEEVREEYVRRQFGSPSTTSASEDISESDSAIWYLLQECEKQTLEEYGKPELTQFSDTLSPDLVEFERYLYFYKHTVDLLIEHGVICTGEVPLPEVSTAISHLWQELSEESRDSILQYCSQRDFLMDPKAACPEPACTEGSVRDSGGNSEEASGSSVSTPEEVMFEDAFDVAAGFLDRSKAQGMSSQSSAFASCTSENPEDHQRLYLQVTDFLKHLFFTNAQFSQEEDLPYDHETVMLRCTETFDDEDF from the exons ATGGCAAAGCAGCACTTGCCACAGGTACATCACTGGGTTCCTCTGGCAAGACTCTTCAGCAGCTTGCGGGGAAGAGTTTTATCCCAGTCAGACAACTGTGCCTCAAAG TATCAGGTTTTGCGTAAGGCTAAGACATCTATCCAGAAGCTGGAGCAAACCTTGTGTTCTTTGCTGAAGATGAAAG CGAGCTGCAGTCTGGAGGATGGGAGCCCATCCAGCTTGGAGGAAGTCAGGGAGGAATATGTCAGGAGGCAATTCGGCAGTCCCAG CACTACATCAGCCTCAGAAGATATAAGTGAAAGTGACTCTGCCATCTGGTATTTGCTTCaagaatgtgaaaaacaaacactggaAGAATATGGGAAGCCAGAACTGACCCAGTTTTCAGACACTTTATCCCCAGATCTAGTGGAATTTGAACG atACCTGTATTTTTATAAGCACACAGTGGACCTGCTGATAGAGCATGGAGTTATTTGCACTGGAGAGGTGCCTCTTCCTGAGGTCTCCACAGCTATTTCCCATCTCTGGCAAGAGCTTTCTGaagagagcagggacagcatcTTGCAGTACTGTAGCCAGAGAGATTTCCTCATGGATCCCAAGGCTGCTTGCCCAGAGCCTGCTTGCACTGAAGGTAGTGTGAGGGACAGCGGAGGTAACAGTGAGGAAGCCAGTGGTTCCTCAGTCTCCACACCAGAGGAA GTGATGTTTGAAGATGCATTTGACGTTGCTGCTGGTTTCCTTGACAGAAGCAAGGCTCAGGGAATGTCCAGCCAGAG TTCAGCATTTGCAAGCTGCACTTCTGAAAATCCAGAGGATCACCAGAGACTCTATCTGCAGGTCACTGACTTCCTAAAACACCTCTTCTTCACTAATGCACAGTTTTCCCAG GAAGAAGATCTTCCCTATGATCATGAGACAGTGATGCTACGGTGCACTGAGACCTTCGATGATGAAGATTTCTAA
- the STRA8 gene encoding stimulated by retinoic acid gene 8 protein homolog isoform X4 translates to MKASCSLEDGSPSSLEEVREEYVRRQFGSPSTTSASEDISESDSAIWYLLQECEKQTLEEYGKPELTQFSDTLSPDLVEFERYLYFYKHTVDLLIEHGVICTGEVPLPEVSTAISHLWQELSEESRDSILQYCSQRDFLMDPKAACPEPACTEGSVRDSGGNSEEASGSSVSTPEEVMFEDAFDVAAGFLDRSKAQGMSSQSSAFASCTSENPEDHQRLYLQVTDFLKHLFFTNAQFSQEEDLPYDHETVMLRCTETFDDEDF, encoded by the exons ATGAAAG CGAGCTGCAGTCTGGAGGATGGGAGCCCATCCAGCTTGGAGGAAGTCAGGGAGGAATATGTCAGGAGGCAATTCGGCAGTCCCAG CACTACATCAGCCTCAGAAGATATAAGTGAAAGTGACTCTGCCATCTGGTATTTGCTTCaagaatgtgaaaaacaaacactggaAGAATATGGGAAGCCAGAACTGACCCAGTTTTCAGACACTTTATCCCCAGATCTAGTGGAATTTGAACG atACCTGTATTTTTATAAGCACACAGTGGACCTGCTGATAGAGCATGGAGTTATTTGCACTGGAGAGGTGCCTCTTCCTGAGGTCTCCACAGCTATTTCCCATCTCTGGCAAGAGCTTTCTGaagagagcagggacagcatcTTGCAGTACTGTAGCCAGAGAGATTTCCTCATGGATCCCAAGGCTGCTTGCCCAGAGCCTGCTTGCACTGAAGGTAGTGTGAGGGACAGCGGAGGTAACAGTGAGGAAGCCAGTGGTTCCTCAGTCTCCACACCAGAGGAA GTGATGTTTGAAGATGCATTTGACGTTGCTGCTGGTTTCCTTGACAGAAGCAAGGCTCAGGGAATGTCCAGCCAGAG TTCAGCATTTGCAAGCTGCACTTCTGAAAATCCAGAGGATCACCAGAGACTCTATCTGCAGGTCACTGACTTCCTAAAACACCTCTTCTTCACTAATGCACAGTTTTCCCAG GAAGAAGATCTTCCCTATGATCATGAGACAGTGATGCTACGGTGCACTGAGACCTTCGATGATGAAGATTTCTAA
- the STRA8 gene encoding stimulated by retinoic acid gene 8 protein homolog isoform X3, producing MAKQHLPQYQVLRKAKTSIQKLEQTLCSLLKMKASCSLEDGSPSSLEEVREEYVRRQFGSPSTTSASEDISESDSAIWYLLQECEKQTLEEYGKPELTQFSDTLSPDLVEFERYLYFYKHTVDLLIEHGVICTGEVPLPEVSTAISHLWQELSEESRDSILQYCSQRDFLMDPKAACPEPACTEGSVRDSGGNSEEASGSSVSTPEEVMFEDAFDVAAGFLDRSKAQGMSSQSSAFASCTSENPEDHQRLYLQVTDFLKHLFFTNAQFSQEEDLPYDHETVMLRCTETFDDEDF from the exons ATGGCAAAGCAGCACTTGCCACAG TATCAGGTTTTGCGTAAGGCTAAGACATCTATCCAGAAGCTGGAGCAAACCTTGTGTTCTTTGCTGAAGATGAAAG CGAGCTGCAGTCTGGAGGATGGGAGCCCATCCAGCTTGGAGGAAGTCAGGGAGGAATATGTCAGGAGGCAATTCGGCAGTCCCAG CACTACATCAGCCTCAGAAGATATAAGTGAAAGTGACTCTGCCATCTGGTATTTGCTTCaagaatgtgaaaaacaaacactggaAGAATATGGGAAGCCAGAACTGACCCAGTTTTCAGACACTTTATCCCCAGATCTAGTGGAATTTGAACG atACCTGTATTTTTATAAGCACACAGTGGACCTGCTGATAGAGCATGGAGTTATTTGCACTGGAGAGGTGCCTCTTCCTGAGGTCTCCACAGCTATTTCCCATCTCTGGCAAGAGCTTTCTGaagagagcagggacagcatcTTGCAGTACTGTAGCCAGAGAGATTTCCTCATGGATCCCAAGGCTGCTTGCCCAGAGCCTGCTTGCACTGAAGGTAGTGTGAGGGACAGCGGAGGTAACAGTGAGGAAGCCAGTGGTTCCTCAGTCTCCACACCAGAGGAA GTGATGTTTGAAGATGCATTTGACGTTGCTGCTGGTTTCCTTGACAGAAGCAAGGCTCAGGGAATGTCCAGCCAGAG TTCAGCATTTGCAAGCTGCACTTCTGAAAATCCAGAGGATCACCAGAGACTCTATCTGCAGGTCACTGACTTCCTAAAACACCTCTTCTTCACTAATGCACAGTTTTCCCAG GAAGAAGATCTTCCCTATGATCATGAGACAGTGATGCTACGGTGCACTGAGACCTTCGATGATGAAGATTTCTAA
- the STRA8 gene encoding stimulated by retinoic acid gene 8 protein homolog isoform X2, producing the protein MAKQHLPQVHHWVPLARLFSSLRGRVLSQSDNCASKYQVLRKAKTSIQKLEQTLCSLLKMKASCSLEDGSPSSLEEVREEYVRRQFGSPSTTSASEDISESDSAIWYLLQECEKQTLEEYGKPELTQFSDTLSPDLVEFERYLYFYKHTVDLLIEHGVICTGEVPLPEVSTAISHLWQELSEESRDSILQYCSQRDFLMDPKAACPEPACTEGSVRDSGGNSEEASGSSVSTPEEVMFEDAFDVAAGFLDRSKAQGMSSQSSAFASCTSENPEDHQRLYLQVTDFLKHLFFTNAQFSQKFGSISKQTD; encoded by the exons ATGGCAAAGCAGCACTTGCCACAGGTACATCACTGGGTTCCTCTGGCAAGACTCTTCAGCAGCTTGCGGGGAAGAGTTTTATCCCAGTCAGACAACTGTGCCTCAAAG TATCAGGTTTTGCGTAAGGCTAAGACATCTATCCAGAAGCTGGAGCAAACCTTGTGTTCTTTGCTGAAGATGAAAG CGAGCTGCAGTCTGGAGGATGGGAGCCCATCCAGCTTGGAGGAAGTCAGGGAGGAATATGTCAGGAGGCAATTCGGCAGTCCCAG CACTACATCAGCCTCAGAAGATATAAGTGAAAGTGACTCTGCCATCTGGTATTTGCTTCaagaatgtgaaaaacaaacactggaAGAATATGGGAAGCCAGAACTGACCCAGTTTTCAGACACTTTATCCCCAGATCTAGTGGAATTTGAACG atACCTGTATTTTTATAAGCACACAGTGGACCTGCTGATAGAGCATGGAGTTATTTGCACTGGAGAGGTGCCTCTTCCTGAGGTCTCCACAGCTATTTCCCATCTCTGGCAAGAGCTTTCTGaagagagcagggacagcatcTTGCAGTACTGTAGCCAGAGAGATTTCCTCATGGATCCCAAGGCTGCTTGCCCAGAGCCTGCTTGCACTGAAGGTAGTGTGAGGGACAGCGGAGGTAACAGTGAGGAAGCCAGTGGTTCCTCAGTCTCCACACCAGAGGAA GTGATGTTTGAAGATGCATTTGACGTTGCTGCTGGTTTCCTTGACAGAAGCAAGGCTCAGGGAATGTCCAGCCAGAG TTCAGCATTTGCAAGCTGCACTTCTGAAAATCCAGAGGATCACCAGAGACTCTATCTGCAGGTCACTGACTTCCTAAAACACCTCTTCTTCACTAATGCACAGTTTTCCCAG AAGTTCGGATCCATCTCAAAGCAAACAGATTGA
- the WDR91 gene encoding WD repeat-containing protein 91 — MAAAAERTDELVREYLLFRGFTAALKQLDAEIKADREKGFRVDKIVDQLQQFVQSYDLAALRDYWSYLDRRLFSRLEDVYRPTVNKLKTSLFRYYLVHAIQNGRNDKAQEFFLKQASELQNQAEWKDWFVLPFLPAPDSNPTFATYFSRQWADTFIVSLHNFLSVLFQCMPVPVILNFEAECLRSSLIQEENESLRHKLFALQAESSRMKKEELEVEQTVIHHKLPAYVANMDRLGDSELDMTCNQRSTAHSLQSRGGFLSSFLSQSKKGPSRPTHSSGASSMQTGSMLLGKKEPTNHQSAKGKEGTVSCKDGKSHFSGLGAGESSSLQQRQKRLQEHGKERKELLSKGTFQGQSAEKKTDTNIAEAEPCSEPHAEQTETSTKMPGSSAEAVGVRQEQPFIVLSQEEYGEHHSSIMYCRVDCSGRRVASLDVDGVIKVWSFNPIMQTKASSISKSPLLSLEWATKRDRLLLLGSGVGTVRLYDTEAKKNLCEISIDEDMPRILSLACSPSGASFVCSAAAQSLVSHIDFSAINSGGKSMNQVPGKLLLWDTKTMKQQLQFSLEPEPIAINCTAFNHNGNLLVTGAADGIVRLFDMQQHECAMSWKAHDGEVYSVEFSYDENTVYSIGEDGKFIQWNIHKSGLKVSEYDLPREATGPFILSGYSGYKQVQFPRGRLFAFDSEGNYMLTCSSTGGVIFKLNGEEKVLESCLSLGGHRAPVVTVDWSTAMDCGTCLTASMDGKIKLTTLLAQKS; from the exons atggcggcggcggcggaaCGCACGGACGAGCTGGTGCGGGAGTACCTGCTCTTCCGCGGCTTCACCGCCGCCCTGAAGCAGCTGGACGCCGAAATCAAGGCGGACCGGGAGAAGGGTTTCCGG GTGGATAAGATAGTGGaccagctgcagcagtttgttCAGAGCTACGATCTGGCTGCCCTGCGGGATTACTGGAGTTATCTGGACCGACGCCTTTTCAGCCGTTTGGAAGACGTGTATCGGCCAACAGTGAACAAGCTCAAAACCAGCTTATTCCGCTACTACCTTGTCCATGCTATTCAG AATGGCCGCAATGACAAGGCGCAGGAGTTTTTCCTCAAGCAGGCCTCTGAGCTCCAGAACCAGGCAGAGTGGAAGGATTGGTTTGtcctgcccttcctccctgctccagactCCAACCCCACCTTTGCTACCTATTTCTCGCGCCAGTGGGCAGATACGTTCATCGTGTCTCTGCACAACTTCCTGAGCGTCTTATTTCAGTGCATGC CAGTTCCAGTCATACTGAACTTTGAAGCTGAATGTCTCAGGAGCAGTCTCAtacaagaggaaaatgaatCATTGCGGCATAAG CTGTTTGCTCTGCAGGCTGAGTCCTCCCGCATGAAGAAAGAGGAACTGGAGGTGGAACAAACAGTTATTCATCACAAGTTGCCTGCATATGTGGCCAACATGGATCGACTAGGGGACTCTGAACT tgATATGACCTGCAATCAGAGGAGTACAGCACATTCTCTTCAGTCCCGAGGAGGTTTTCTGTCCTCTTTTCTCTCCCAAAGTAAAAAGGGCCCTTCCAGACCAACCCATTCAAGTGGGGCTTCTTCAATGCAGACTGGCAGTATGCTGCTAGGGAAGAAAGAGCCCACAAATCACCAG AGtgccaaaggaaaagaaggaacagTGAGCTGTAAGGACGGGAAGAGCCACTTCAGTGGTTTAGGGGCGGGCGAGTCCAGTTCCCTGCAGCAGCGGCAGAAGCGCTTGCAAGAGcatgggaaagaaaggaaggaactGTTGTCAAAAGGGACCTTCCAG GGCCAAAgtgctgagaagaaaacagatacTAACATAGCTGAGGCAGAACCGTGCTCAGAGCCGCATGCTGAGCAAACAGAGACTTCAACCAAAATgcctggcagcagtgcagaggcTGTGGGGGTTCGGCAGGAACAGCCTTTCATCGTCCTGAGCCAGGAGGAGTATGGGGAGCACCATTCATCCATCATGTACTGCAG GGTTGATTGTTCTGGACGGAGGGTGGCCAGCTTGGATGTGGATGGGGTCATCAAAGTCTGGTCTTTTAACCCCATAATGCAAACAAAAGCTTCATCCATTTCCAAATCTCCATTGCTGTCCCTGGAATGGGCCACCAAGCGCGATCGGCTG CTATTGCTTGGCAGTGGGGTTGGGACGGTTCGTCTTTACGACACAGAAGCAAAGAAGAATCTCTGTGAAATCAGCATTGATGAAGACATGCCCAG GATCCTCTCGCTTGCCTGCAGCCCAAGTGGCGCCTCGTTcgtctgctctgcagcagcccagagccTTGTCTCCCACATTGACTTCTCAGCAATCAACTCTGGGGGCAAAAGCATGAACCAAGTTCCTGGGAAGCTGCTACTTTGGGACACTAAGACAATGAAGCAGCAG ctgcagttcTCCCTGGAGCCTGAGCCCATTGCTATTAACTGCACAGCCTTCAACCACAATGGCAACCTTCTGGTCACCGGGGCTGCAGATGGGATTGTTCGTCTCTTTG ATATGCAGCAGCATGAGTGCGCCATGAGCTGGAAGGCACATGATGGGGAAGTCTACTCCGTCGAGTTCAGCTATGATGAGAACACAGTCTACAGCATAGGCGAGGATGGCAAG TTTATTCAGTGGAATATCCATAAAAGCGGATTGAAGGTGTCTGAGTATGACCTTCCCAGGGAAGCTACAGGTCCTTTTATTCTGTCTGGGTACAGTGGCTACAAGCAAGTCCAGTTCCCACGAGGACGGCTTTTTGCTTTTGACTCTGAGGGCAATTACATGTTGACATGTTCTTCTACTGGGGGAGTAATTTTTAAG TTAAATGGTGAGGAAAAGGTTCTGGagagctgcctttccctgggagGACATCGAGCTCCTGTTGTCACAGTGGATTGGAGCACAGCCATGGACTGCGGGACCTGCCTCACTGCTTCTATGgatgggaaaattaaattaacaacCTTACTGGCTCAAAAGTCTTAA
- the CYREN gene encoding cell cycle regulator of non-homologous end joining, giving the protein MAAGARRRQLPAWMGAAGDERAAAAPAPKAVRRRAAAGRRPAALYCMNEAELVEVALAVLAECEESEEKARSRSEEEQEFPPTPNEAPGSTASTDGGSDHGPGLPSPPGADAERTGGEDSEDDVLKYVREIFFS; this is encoded by the exons ATggcggcgggagcgcggcgGCGGCAGCTCCCGGCCTGGATGGGAGCGGCGGGGGATgagcgggcggcggcggccccggcccccAAGGCCGtgcggcggcgggcggcggcggggcgcAG GCCGGCGGCGCTGTACTGCATGAACGAGGCGGAGCTGGTGGAGGTGGCCCTGGCCGTCCTGGCCGAG TGCGAGGAAAGTGAAGAGAAGGCCCGGTCCAGGAGCGAAGAAGAGCAGGAGTTCCCACCAACACCAAACGAGGCTCCTGGAAGCACGGCCAGCACAGATGGAGGCAGTGACCACGGTCCGGGACTTCCATCCCCTCCTGGTGCTGACGCAGAGAGGACAGGAGGGGAGGACTCTGAGGACGATGTCTTGAAATATGTCAGGGAGATCTTTTTCAGCTAA